A region of the Leeuwenhoekiella sp. MAR_2009_132 genome:
ATCTGTAAGTGTAACTGGCGAAGGAAAAGTAATTGCTGTACCAGACGAGGTTACTATAAGCCTGGGTGTGCAAACACAAGGTAAAGTCGCAGAAACTGTAAAATCTGAAAATGATACTTCAGTAGATAAAGTGCTGGCTTTTTTAATGAAAATGAATATCCCGCAAAATCAGGTCCAGACTGAATATGTAAGCTTAAACAAAAATTATGATTACAATACCAAAACTTACAACTATAACGCCAGCCAGACTATTTCTGTAAAACTGAAAGATTTATCGCGTTATGACGAGGTAATGTCTGGTCTTGTAGCTTCAGGGATTAACACAATTAATGGTGTTGATTTTGGTTCTTCAAAGATGGAAACTTATGAGGCAGAGGCACGTAAAAAAGCTGTAGCTGATGCAAAGATGAAAGCACAGGAATATGCAGGTGTTCTTAATCAAAAAATAGGTAAAGCTCTGATGATTGCAGAACAAGGTACAAATGCACCACAACCACAGCCTATGTATAAAGTAGCGATGATGTCTGAGTCTATGGATTCTTCTCAGCGAACTTTAGCTCCGGGAGAAATAACCATAACTTCAAAAATTCAAATTTCTTTTGAGCTTTTAAATTAGAAGAAACTACTTTAAATAAATCTTGAAGGATCTATAAATCACGTTTATAGGTCCTTCTTTTTTTATGCATTACATGCTCGTAATTCTTCCACAGTTGCTGTATAGCTTTATTTTCTTCCAGTTCAGGATTGGTTTCTACTTCTGTAATTCCGTTAGCAGAAAATAAATCTTGCATCGCCTGAAAGATTACTGCAGTAAGACCTTTTCCTTGATATTCAGGATCTATACCTATTAAGTAAAAAGCCGCAGTATCATTCTTTGAACGGGCGCGTAGCATATGAATAAAGCCAAAAGGCCAAAGGCTACCGTTAGCTTTTTTAAGGGCATTACTAAAGGAAGGCATCGTGATGGCAAACGAAATCAATTTACCGTTTGCATCTTCAATACATTTTATATAATTAGGATTTATATACTTAATGTACTTCTCTTTGTAGTGATCTATTTGATATTGCTGAATAGGCACAAAGGTGCTTAACTCACTATAGGTTTTATTAAGAAGGCCAAACATATCATCTACGTAAGGTATAATCTCTTTTGTATTCTTAAAATGAATCATTTTAAGCTTGTAGCGTTGTTGGACGATACGCGCAAATTTTTCAACTTTTTCGGGAGATTTTTTTGGGATTTGAATTTTAAATTCAACCCATTCTGAAGCTTTTTCAAAATTCAGTTTTTCAAAATGCTCTTTATAATACGGATAGTTATACCATGTAATCATGGTATTTAAATACTCAAAACCTTCAATAAGCAATCCGGCTTTTTCCATATTACTAAAACCTACCGGACCTTCAATCCACTTTAAGTTATTGGCAATACCTATTTTTTCAACTTCAGCAATTAAGGCTTTTGTAACCTCAACATCGTCAATTGCATCAAACCAACCGAAACGCATTTTAGGTTTTCCCTGCTCATCTATTTCAATACGATTAATGATTGCAGCTATACGTCCTACAGGCTTATCATTTTTATAAGCCAGAAAAAAGCGAGCTTCAGCATTCTTAAAAACAGGATTCGTATTTGAGTCCATACTTTCAAGCTCATCATTAATTAATGGTGGAACCCAGTTACTGTCTTTCTTGTATAGCGAAAATGGGAATTTGACAAACTGCGTCAATTCCTTTTTCGTTTTCATTTCTTTAATCGTAATCATTGTAATTTTTAAATAGCGTGTAAAGGTAACCGTATTTTTATTTCTGCGGAAGTAACTCGTCTTTACTATGAAAATCTAGTCTATACGACACTCCTAATCCCAATTGTCTGCGCTTAGGAGTTTCTTTAAAGTTTACTAATGCACTTAAATCTACCTGAAAGTTTTTACTAATTAGATAAGCACCACCAAAACGTAGCAAATCATCAGAATATATATCACTTGAGATAATTTGAATTTCTGCAAAAGCTGCAATTTTAGGATTAAAAGAGTGGGTCATTGTGGTGATCCAGGCTTTTGTAGGATAGTCTGTTAAAAACTGGTCATAGATAAAATTATTTACCCATACCCAGGGTCCCCAGTTGTGTTGTGTAATTATAACTGCTTTAGGTGTAAACCCAGCCTGACTGTCTGGTAAAAACGGATTGTTATCTTCATACACATAATTTGCACCAGAATAGATAGAAACAGCCGGGATTAATGTATTCCATTTAAACCTGCGATTTGCCCAGTAACTATACAGGTTTATTTTATCTTCTCTATTTTTGTAGGGGTCGTAGATAAGGTATTTAGCACCCGCTGTTACAATAGGAAATCCACTTTGTGTATACGGCTCAGCATTGCCTGCTGTGGGGGTAATATCTTCATAAAGAAAATTACCGTTTACTATAAATTCTAATTGCTCTCGTATGGCACCAAAACGTATGGCAAATTCTGCTCCTATATTGTCTGTTTCAGTAAATCTTAGATTGTGTGATTCTCTTCCTAAAGTAGTACCTAGTTCTGCCTGCAGAACACCTCGCCCAGGAGCAAAAGCACCTTGCGATTGTCCCGGTCTGTTAGAATTAATAGTTTCAGTGTATTGAGCGTTAGCTTCTTGCGTGATAATACCTAGAAGCAAAATACTACTAAAAATTAATCTCCCTAGCATAATACATTTTAATTTTTGAGGTTTACACTAGATATATTCTTGTGTAATCTCACAAACATAGTTTAAATATAAGAGATAGCCTAAAGATCAATTGATAAGAGCAGGGTGTTGTTTTATTCTTTTTTTAGGTATAAAGAATTAGCGAATAGTTAATTTTACAACAAATAGTACAAAGATGAAATTGTTACAAACCATACTTATAATTCTGCTTATATTTTTTGGGTTGCGCATACTTTTTAGATTGGCAGCACCTTATTTAATGCGTTACATCGCTAAAAAAGCGGGAGAACGTTTTCAAAATATGGCCGGTGGTTTTAAAAACCAGAATACGCAAACAAAACCAGAGGGTGAGATCGTTATTGAAAAAATACCGAATCAAGACAGGACTTCAAATAAAAAGGTAGGTGAATATATCGATTACGAAGAAATTGAGTAATTTCAACCCTTTAGTTACAGTTACATTCTATGAGTTTTTCGTTT
Encoded here:
- a CDS encoding SIMPL domain-containing protein, which gives rise to MKTILILAITAMTTLANAQQIQPSVSVTGEGKVIAVPDEVTISLGVQTQGKVAETVKSENDTSVDKVLAFLMKMNIPQNQVQTEYVSLNKNYDYNTKTYNYNASQTISVKLKDLSRYDEVMSGLVASGINTINGVDFGSSKMETYEAEARKKAVADAKMKAQEYAGVLNQKIGKALMIAEQGTNAPQPQPMYKVAMMSESMDSSQRTLAPGEITITSKIQISFELLN
- a CDS encoding GNAT family N-acetyltransferase produces the protein MITIKEMKTKKELTQFVKFPFSLYKKDSNWVPPLINDELESMDSNTNPVFKNAEARFFLAYKNDKPVGRIAAIINRIEIDEQGKPKMRFGWFDAIDDVEVTKALIAEVEKIGIANNLKWIEGPVGFSNMEKAGLLIEGFEYLNTMITWYNYPYYKEHFEKLNFEKASEWVEFKIQIPKKSPEKVEKFARIVQQRYKLKMIHFKNTKEIIPYVDDMFGLLNKTYSELSTFVPIQQYQIDHYKEKYIKYINPNYIKCIEDANGKLISFAITMPSFSNALKKANGSLWPFGFIHMLRARSKNDTAAFYLIGIDPEYQGKGLTAVIFQAMQDLFSANGITEVETNPELEENKAIQQLWKNYEHVMHKKRRTYKRDL
- a CDS encoding transporter, with the translated sequence MLGRLIFSSILLLGIITQEANAQYTETINSNRPGQSQGAFAPGRGVLQAELGTTLGRESHNLRFTETDNIGAEFAIRFGAIREQLEFIVNGNFLYEDITPTAGNAEPYTQSGFPIVTAGAKYLIYDPYKNREDKINLYSYWANRRFKWNTLIPAVSIYSGANYVYEDNNPFLPDSQAGFTPKAVIITQHNWGPWVWVNNFIYDQFLTDYPTKAWITTMTHSFNPKIAAFAEIQIISSDIYSDDLLRFGGAYLISKNFQVDLSALVNFKETPKRRQLGLGVSYRLDFHSKDELLPQK
- a CDS encoding DUF4834 family protein translates to MKLLQTILIILLIFFGLRILFRLAAPYLMRYIAKKAGERFQNMAGGFKNQNTQTKPEGEIVIEKIPNQDRTSNKKVGEYIDYEEIE